Proteins encoded together in one Triticum dicoccoides isolate Atlit2015 ecotype Zavitan chromosome 7B, WEW_v2.0, whole genome shotgun sequence window:
- the LOC119338712 gene encoding uncharacterized protein LOC119338712 produces the protein MAASGGSCGGCPWPDLQPEMLGVVLSRLPSHADRVRLAAVCRPWRSSARLLRPLPTLLPWLALCDGTFLSLPDGAVHRLPVAGHDVSVRVSTGSRLFLVHGDDECSLMNPSPVTTTPVPEAAGWFRENPTVRKVLMSDHLVAALVESKKLSINSSTTTKVIISTRGQPWDTTSCSTTEWTAPEDSFVSDIALFKGKLYVLLDTQDEEYGQQHELRVLDDGREQTAIPGTRFHGHESFNAYATDMYVQRNYLVVSGDRLLMVERRIYQPPMFPVDSGIEKRTRLFKVFAATELSSGCGLWTEVDTLMGRALFVSEGCSQSLSAGDQSSGVGAREDCIYFVNEDHTDTDISESEEEICENPFLDSGVYNMADQTVTPLPSEAVAAPAAGDGPWSPTWLFLET, from the coding sequence ATGGCCGCGTCGGGAGGCTCTTGCGGCGGGTGCCCATGGCCGGATCTCCAGCCGGAGATGTTGGGCGTCGTGCTCTCGCGGCTGCCGTCGCACGCCGACCgcgtccgcctcgccgccgtctgccGCCCATGGCGCTCCAGCGCGCGGCTGCTGCGTCCGCTACCCACGCTGCTCCCATGGCTCGCCCTCTGCGATGGCACCTTCCTCAGCCTCCCCGACGGCGCCGTGCACCGCCTGCCCGTGGCGGGACATGACGTCTCCGTCCGAGTCTCCACCGGCAGCAGGCTCTTCCTCGTGCACGGCGACGACGAGTGCTCGCTGATGAACCCTTCCCCGGTAACGACGACCCCTGTCCCCGAGGCCGCCGGCTGGTTCCGAGAAAACCCGACCGTCCGGAAGGTGTTAATGTCCGATCACCTCGTCGCTGCTCTGGTGGAGTCCAAAAAGCTCAGCATCAACAGCTCCACGACCACGAAAGTCATCATCTCCACACGTGGGCAGCCATGGGACACCACGAGTTGCTCCACGACGGAGTGGACGGCGCCTGAAGACAGCTTCGTCAGCGACATCGCGCTCTTCAAAGGAAAGCTCTACGTCCTCCTCGACACACAAGACGAGGAATACGGACAGCAGCATGAGCTCCGTGTCCTGGACGACGGCCGCGAGCAGACAGCCATCCCCGGTACCCGATTCCACGGGCACGAATCGTTTAATGCTTACGCGACGGACATGTACGTGCAGCGGAACTATCTCGTCGTCTCCGGCGACCGGCTGCTGATGGTGGAACGAAGGATCTACCAGCCGCCGATGTTCCCGGTAGACTCGGGGATTGAGAAGCGGACTCGTCTCTTCAAGGTCTTCGCGGCAACGGAGCTGAGCAGCGGATGTGGACTCTGGACCGAGGTCGATACGTTGATGGGGCGCGCGCTTTTTGTCAGCGAAGGCTGCTCGCAGTCTCTCTCCGCCGGGGATCAATCTAGCGGTGTCGGAGCTCGAGAAGATTGCATCTACTTTGTAAACGAGGATCACACAGATACAGACATCTCTGAATCCGAAGAGGAAATCTGTGAGAACCCCTTTCTAGACTCTGGCGTGTATAACATGGCAGATCAGACAGTGACGCCGTTGCCGTCGGAGGCTGTGGCGGCGCCCGCTGCCGGCGACGGACCATGGTCTCCGACTTGGCTTTTCCTAGAGACTTGA